A window of Cyclopterus lumpus isolate fCycLum1 chromosome 10, fCycLum1.pri, whole genome shotgun sequence genomic DNA:
GCAGTGTGCTGGATGAGCGCgagtcctcatgtcctcctggACTCGTCGGCCCCGGCTCCGACCAGGAGACCAGTGGATCCACCACCTCCAGCTGCCGGAGAGGAGCAGATCTCTCTGCAGCATCAAGCACCTGTGGGCAGAACGCCAAAGAAACAGCTCAGCTTTGTTCTGGAGAGCGAGAAGCAGCAATGAAGAAGGTCCGCCAGCGAGGAGAAGAAATGCAAACCTGTGATTCAGTCATGTGAAATGTGATAAGTACCTCATGTTCATTTAGCCACAGAGTTGTGGGTTTCAAGTCTGGGCTGTTAAAAGGTTTCTGCAATTTCATGAATATCttccaattaaaatgtttaaatgtatgaaataattCACCTTCTGATTTCATAATTTGGAGTGTCAGCCAGCTCCGTGCTGGAGGGTCATTTGCATCTCGGGTCTAATTCATTTTCAAAGTGGCGCTCAAAGTGTAACACCCACCTCAGAAACACCTCGCAGCCACAAATGCGGATACTCGTCGTGCACattacaagcacacacacaaaccaatcCGGCCTCACCTCGCTTTctttacaaacacacagcacaccCACGGGTAATTTGACAAGGACAGGCTGACTGCTTCCTAAAATAACTCTTCTTTCCCGGCCTGACCTCCCTTCGGTTACTGGAgcttctttccccccccccccccccgctgctcCCAGCATGCCAGGGAGTGGCTGGGAGAGCACAACTGTTTTCTTTAGGTCTGGGGCTGGGCAGAGGGTGGCAGAGCGGACACCAGCGAGGAGCCGAGGAGTGACTGACCTGAAGCAGACTGAAAGCTGAGGGGAACGAGCACAGTGAAGGCGCTTTTAGGCCGGAGTTATGAGGGTGGGAGCTGCGACCTTGGCTGGGGGGATATTTGGGCTAGTAGGGACTCTGTGTTTCTTCCTCGCCTTTGGTACGGACTACTGGCTGGTGGCCAGTGACAACTGTGGACCGTATACATGGCCGACACAATCAACGCTGACAAAAGATGCCAATGGGACTGAGGTAGGACAGATGCACGTGTGCACATATTGTATATTCAAAACCATGCAGGGAATGCAAACCGAATCGGCCAGTGACGTCCAACTCAACAAATGCATTTAATAATAGTCACAACATCACATGTGAGAACCACAAAAAGACCAATGTGGAATCTGTTCAGATGCTGTGCACACGCAATGTCAGTATTGGATATTTAAAGAGGTGcagaaataatgtaataaataataaagttggAGGACTCAAAACAGCAACAGATTCATGAGAGAAAGGACCAAATCAATGCAGTAGAGATTAAAGCAGTCACTTTTAATTTGACGTAAGTGACTTTTAATATGAGTCCAGCTAGTGTTTCCAATAATGCATCCAaaataaactttttatttatggCTGGTGAACACCCATGTTTTCAAGCATCATTTTGTAATGCAGGCACTTATAGCTATACTGCTCCATAATGCTTTACTCGGGCTCATCGGGGCGTTCAGTTAAATGCTATATTGGCATTCTAACATACAAGGAAAAGACTAACGCACTGAGGTTAAGAAGGTACATAtgaatttagtgtttttagCCTCGTAGCATTTGCCAAtgagcacaaaacacaaagtacagctgaggctgatgggattGTCATTAGATTGATGACATCATCCGAGTTCTTCACAGGCAGTAGTACGGCACAGGTCAGCTGATCCTCGTGCGTAAAGTGCCCCAGTTTATTCTTCCATGCCACATTTGTGAGAGAGTTCACAGGATGCAAAATAAGGGCTATATTTACACCAGCTGATCCCCCGGTGAAGCCCTCTCCCACAGCACAACAGTCCTTTTATTTTCAATAGAAGAGGATGATTAAAGTCTGTTATTCGGCACCATCAATCACGTTTCTGACAAGCAAATGGAGAGTATCGCTCATGCGTGTTTCATGACTTCCCCCTCCTCACGGACGAGCAGGCCGTAATCAGAACCACGTTTGATGTCGCGGCGCCCGCTGAAGCACCGCGTCACACGGAGCGGCGTCGACAAAGCTGACAGACATTAAGGTCCATCCATCTTCAGACGTTAAGGtgtcccatctctctctctctctctctctctctccctctctctctcagatccAGCTTGTGGAATTGGTCTCGGCTTctcctccgcctctctctctgctccacgAGGGTTTCTTCTGGCGATGTGGGTTTCAGGTGGAGCCCACAGCGCACGCAACGCTGGCCACTCTCTTCAGTATGTAGGCCTTCGAAGGCGGCACAAGGTTTTTGTTGGCGTGTGTCCAATGCATGTCTCATACTTAGCAGTGCGGGCTGCTTGGCATGCTAACAAGTGCAGGAAAGACAAATGTCTATAATTTGGATATTTGAGATCAAATATATTCAGGACGAGAGCACGAAGAATGTGTCGGCGTTTAATTCGGTTTGTGGGCTGTTTTTGGGGCTTTTCTCTACATTTCTCTGcattgtttgttcttcttcctcagaAGACTTTTtctcttcaccttttttttctttttcatgtagCAAACCAGCCAGAATCCAAGCTGTGCATCCATGGTTACCTCTTCCCTCTGCCTGTGGCACTTGGACCGGTGCCTCATCCGAGTTATGATGCTACAGCAGGTAGTGCACCCTCTCACGTCTTTACAATCAGGTGGCGAACTAAAGGAAGCAAGCTGTGCAGCTAGAGGGAAGAAAAGGGGCTTCAATACACTGAATGGTTTGATGAGTATATGAAAGGGATACGATGGACTCCTCAGTCATCTTAATCAAGTTCATTACAGATGTTGGACGAACTTCCAGTTTGACAGCACTCGCTATCATAAAACACCAATCATATCATATCCAATCAGTCATATCTTttagaaaaaatgtgttttattcctcTCGTATTGCCACAGACGTGAAGCTTCTCAGGTGTTGGCTTAACTCCAAATGTCTACTGTACAGTTTACAGTGAGAATAAGCAGTAACAGTGAGACACTGTTTAGTTGTGGCTTCAAAGAGCATATATAAGACTGGggaattcatatttattatttattatacaaATCAAGGTCATAGCTATATTTTGAAATACTGAGGTCATGGGGTCAAAGTCTCCCGATGAgaaccccccacacacacacattgacacacacacactcacattcccAAATCAAAGTCTCTACGTTGCCAAAAATATGAATCTGGTGGAGAAATAATTAagaatgtattcatgtattggCCTAAAAGTAGTCATTAATTATTCAAAGTAAATACTGCGTGTGTTtttgaaggaatagtttgagATCTTGGGGAGTGCACTTACAGTATCCACTTTCTTTTCAAGAGTTAGATAATGAGACTGACACAActctcatatatataaatatgaagctacaaccTTAGCGAGCACAGAGCCCCTCTGTGTCCACAGGTGACAGAATCATCCTCCCAGCATCTCCAAATCTCACCAATTAACACACGAATTACATTGTGTTTGATTTGAAAGAAGTCACCGCTCcgagccaagaaatagtccggcATATGTCTCCCATGGAAACCACAAATTGCTGCTTTTACACCTCTGCATTCAACAAATTAGATATAATGTGTTAGTTATTGAGCTTTGCAGGCTTCTGATTCAGCTGTTTCCCAATGCTTCCAGTCGTTATGCAATATGACAGTAGTTTCCTGTGGTATTTAATGGACCAACATGAGAGGGAGGCTACCAATCTGAACTCTTTAGGCTGTTTCTCAACATGTCAAACTATAACTGCTCCGGCGGCGACCTGTTTGTTTGGCTCGCAGTGTTTCGGGGTTTCTGGACCGTGCTGATCGTCCTCGGCCTGGTCGCCGCTCTAACTGGAGGCTTCCTCCTGGTCTGCGGCGTCCCCTTCAGCAGCCACAAACTGCACACGCTGGGCGGCGCGTTCCTCATCGCTGCTGGTAAAATATACACTCTGTGTGCATGCGTGGTGCTTATGACCGTGGTATTCATCTGCAGCGTGCAACGGGCCCTCGGGGGAGTAGCTGAACGCACAGACACATGCTGTCAGCCATTGCTGCTGTCAGCTGCCCATACCTGTCACATGGCGAACCCGACACACACGGGGCAGCACATGTCACTCGGCAGCGGCGTCGCTCTCACAGCAGCAGGTTTAAACGCGGCTGCCGTGGGAGCAGCAGGAGATGAGTCTGCGCTGCGTTCCTCTGGTGTTACTCAGCAGCAGTGATAGCCTCTATCTGTGTCTCCCTGTCACTCCTCatatccccccctcccccttcgcCCCTCAGCCTGCCTGTTCCTGTTCGTGCTGCTGCTCTTCGTGCTgtggatggaggtgatggatgtGGAGCGCTACGTCCTGCAGGAGCGAGGAGAGGCGTGTCCCCAGGCGCAGGTGTCCGTGCTCTACGGCCTGTCGTTCATGGTGGCGGCTGCCGGCGTGCCTCTGGAGCTCGTCTCTGGGATGGTCTTCATGCTGGTGGGCCGCGCGCTGCGTGCCAGCAAGTGATCTTGCCATCTGGCTCGTAGGGCAAGAGAggactgacctttttttttgttatgtccCGCACTGGGATCTCAGCAGCACACTTGTGGCATGTAAATACTGTCTGGAACGACACAATCCTTAAAGCACCGCCTTTTGGATGTGAAGTAGCATGCAGTCAGAGACACTGATGTTCTGTTTGTCACTTGCTTTGCTTCATTTCCACAAAAGTCACTAATTGCTATATCATTATATTATCACAAGTGTGTGATAAGTGTGTGTAATACTGGCATTAAAGAGCAATTCAtgatttatttacaatttattttgatttttacaaTACCACTGCCATTCAAgagatttatgttttttgttgttgttgttaacgcCACACATTGTGAGTCCGTAGAGCTGTGTGAGGGAACCAGCTGTGTCCCCTGTCCTGATTTTGGCACCTGATCAAAGTAGGCGAGCTGGAGCGGAGTGAGGTGGGAGGGAAGAATGGCTGGATGGACTGGAGACAGAAACGATGGCTTTGGGTgggggtggagagggagagggatgcATACAGGGGGGACCAGAGAGAGAATTGGTGCTTGTAGGGGGGCACAAGGGGGCTTTGAGAAATGAACAGCTGTTTGTGGGTTTTGGTTGGTGTACAGCAGGCCAGCCACCTGCCTCCTTCAACCCAGTCTCATTTCAGTCCCTCATTGAAATCCTGATGCTCGCTctgttctgtttctctgtccCAGCAGACATGTTCTCACAGACTTTATGACATCGGTACGATCATCTATTGACACAGACACCCTCAAATGGGAAGCGCAGACTTGTCATTGGACCGTAACTGCTACAGAATTagacggggggtggggggctatGTGTGCTTCAAAGGCCTCActgatcaaacacacagaaacacactttaaatcACTCACGCACTGTGATCAAACCCGGGTTAATTATTGAAATAGATCTAACCTGGTTAGAGACCGTGTACTTCAGAGTGTGATGCTATACTATAGCAACATAGCCACCAAATGCTAAAGGTCTACCTGTGATGTCAGAGGACTGGTTTTGGTacattgtgttattttacaTGATTGTTTATTGATAAGTTAACGTGTTTTTCCTATTTCTTATTAATGATAAACATGACAGATATATGCTATATAGAATATTTTGTGTCTGCAAACTGCTTGATTGCTGCCTTGCTTGGCTTTGAAACTTTTGAACAGTTTTAATCTCAATCAAGCTTTCATGATACTGTGCTtaatctttttgtgtttgtttcatagCGTGTGTTTCAGTAAacaaaatgatgaataaatgtCTATATATCTCTAAAAGAATAACATCTCAGCTCATCTTTTATGCTGGGGATTGTAGTATTTGAGTTCAGTGGTAATCGAATAGCATTTCAACCACAAGAAAAAACACTCCACTCCTGATTGCAAGTTGATTGAGAGAATAATCTGTATACATTTAAAGATAGAGGGGAAAACTGCACGGAGAGGgatcattttctctctctctgtctctgataTCTCTACCATCTCAAAACAATGGAGGGAAATGAAATAAGGTTTGTGGttcatttaaatgacatttataaTCTCAACAGCAACATGTCCTCCAATGCCTCGCTTACTTATCCACAGACCTCGCTgcaaacatttcatttgaagtATTAAAGTATGTCCCTATCTGTTGACAGCAAGATCTGGATTACTCTAACCAGAACATCGTTTATGGAAAGATCACATCACTGCTTTTCATATTGCTCAATTCTCTGAACGCCCCCCAAAAAGTCCCTCTG
This region includes:
- the LOC117737410 gene encoding transmembrane protein 182-like is translated as MRVGAATLAGGIFGLVGTLCFFLAFGTDYWLVASDNCGPYTWPTQSTLTKDANGTEIQLVELVSASPPPLSLLHEGFFWRCGFQVEPTAHATLATLFTNQPESKLCIHGYLFPLPVALGPVPHPSYDATAVFRGFWTVLIVLGLVAALTGGFLLVCGVPFSSHKLHTLGGAFLIAAACLFLFVLLLFVLWMEVMDVERYVLQERGEACPQAQVSVLYGLSFMVAAAGVPLELVSGMVFMLVGRALRASK